The Changchengzhania lutea genomic sequence CAAAATTGGTTGAAAAGGAACCAGATAAAACAGAAACACTTTTTACCCAAATCAGAGCATCTGAATTAGGAATTGCATTTGTTCATAAAGAAAATGAATTTGATGATTTTGCTAGAGAAATACTTCTGCCTCATAAATTATCACAAAACGGACCATTTTCTGCTGTTGCTGATGTTAATAAAGACGGATTAGAAGATGTTTTTATAGGAGGAGCCAGCGGTCAAAGCGGTATTCTCTATCTTCAAGGTTCGAATGGCATATTTAGTAAAAGTTCTTCGCAACCTTGGGAACAAGATGCGGTTTCAGAAGATTTGGAATGTTTATTTTTGGATGTAGATGGAGATAATGACAATGATCTGTTTGTGGCTAGTGGAGGCAATGAATTTAAAAATGGAGTTAAAACCCTACAGGACCGTATCTATTTAAACAACGGGCATGGAGAGTTCATAAGAGATGCAAAAGCACTTCCTTCAATATATGAAAATTCACAAAATGTAGAAGCGGCAGATATTGATGGAGATGGTGACCTTGATCTATTTGTAGGCACACGGCTTAATGCTGGCAAATACCTATACCCTGCCAGCAGTCATCTACTTATCAATAATAAGGGAAGATATACGGATTTAACATTTCAAATTGCCCCAATGTTACAAAATATAGGTATGGTTACCGATGCCGTTTTTACTGACATTGATAAAGATGGCGATGAAGATTTGATGGTAGTGGGCGAATGGATGCAGATAATTCTACTCGAAAATCAAAATAACATATTTACAAATAGTTCAGATAAATGGGGATTAAAAGATACAAGAGGATTATGGTGGTCAATTACGACAAGTGATTTGGACAACGATGGCGATGATGACTATATTATTGGAAATCTTGGTGAAAATAATAAATTTAAAGCTTCTAAAGAACATCCTTTTAAAATCTATGCAAATGATTTCGACAATAATGGTAGCAATGATATAGTATTGTCAAATTTTTATAAGGATAACTATGTTCCCGTTAGAGGCAAAGAATGTACGAGTCAGCAGATGCCCTTTATATCGGAAAAATTTAAGGATTATAGCACTTATGCCTCGGCAAACCTAGTAGATATCTTTACCGAACAAAAACTACAGAACGCCGTAGAATACGAGGTCAGTAATTTTGAGAGTATTATTTTGATTAATGATGGTAAACGGTTAGTCCGTAAACCTTTAGTTATTCAAGTGCAGGTTTCCCCAATTAAATCCTCAATAGTTGAAGATTTTGATAATGATGGAAATAAAGATATTCTGATAGTGGGTAATCATTATCCAACAGAAGTTGAAACGGTTCGCTATGATTCAGGAATAGGAACAGTTCTTATGGGAGATGGCAAAGATAATTTTAATGCCATACCTCCTTCAAAAAGTGGCTTTTATGTTCCTTATGATAGCAGGAGTGTTGCATTGGTTAAGGGAAAAGATAAAAATTATATATTAATTACTAATAACAACGACATGCCAATATTGTATACCTATAACAAATGAAAAGAAGTTTAATTTTACAAATCCTTATATTGAAGCGAATGGATAACGTAAAAATACTTTTACTAGTACTTTTTGTAACTATCCTCTCTTGTAGTAAAAATACACAAAACAATAGTCCAACAGGCGATCTTCCTGACCCTGATCCTGAGCCAAAAATAACTAATGAAGAACTAATGGATTTGACCCAACAAACTACATTCAAATATTTTTGGGATTTTGCCAATGCAAATTCCGGTGCTGCAAAAGAGCGCTACCACCCTAATGAACCAACACTCAATCAAAATGTAGTAACTTCTGGTGGTACAGGTTTCGGGTTGATGAGTATTCTTGTAGCCATTGAGCGGGGATTTATTACAAGAGCACAAGGGGTTGAAAGATTAACTAAAATACTCGCTTTTTTAGAAAATGCCGATAGATTTCATGGCGCATGGTCACATTGGATTGATGGAAATTCAGGGCGTGTGATACCTTTCAGTGCCAATGATGATGGGGGCGATTTGGTGGAAACCGCATTTTTGGTACAAGGACTTATTTGCATAAAAGAATATTTAAAAAATTGCTCAGATACCGAAAAAGCTCTGGCAACAAAAGCAGATACCCTTTGGAAAGGTGTAGAATGGAATTGGTATACCCAAAATCAAGACGTTTTATACTGGCATTGGAGTCCTAACTTTGGCTTTGAGAAGAACTTAAAACTCACGGGCTATAACGAGGTATTGATTACTTATATTTTAGGAGCAGCCTCTCCCGATTATAGCATCACTAAAGGGGCATACGAAAAAGGTTGGGCAAGTTCTGGGGGCATTGTTTCTTCTAGCTCACAATATGGTTTTCCTTTGGTACTTAAGCATGCAGGTGGCTCAAATTTTGGAGGGCCTTTGTTTTTTAGCCATTATTCTTTTTTAGGATTGAATCCTAAAAATTTAAGCGATCAATATGCCAATTACTGGAACCTTGTTGTGAATCACACTAAAATTAACCGTCAATATTGTATTACAAATCCAAAAAGCTATACTGATTATGGTCCAGATTGTTGGGGTCTAACGGCTAGTTATTCTAGAAATACCGATGGTGCTAGAGGGTATTCAGCCCATAGTCCATCAAACGACAAAGGTGTTGTGTCGCCCACAGCAGCTATAAGTTCTATACCATATACCCCATCCGAATCTCTAAAAGTTATGCATTATCTATATCAAAATAAGGACAAATTATTAGGTCCCGCAGGATTTTATGATGCCTTTAGTCCGCATTTTAATTATTGGGTGACCGAAACCTATTTAGCTATCGATCAAGGGCCGCAAATTGTCATGATTGAAAACCATAGAACGGGTTTGCTTTGGAATTTATTTATGCAAAATGAGGATGTTAAAAAGGGATTGAATAAATTAGGGTTTAATTATTAATATAGAATGGCATATTCAAAAAACATAAAATTATTGGTATTGCTATTCATTTTCTTCGGAAGTAAAATGAGTGCACAAGAAACATTTTATAAGGCGGAAAATTTCATCAATAATCAAGATACATTACAGTACCGCATTATGTATCCTAAAAATTTTGATAAAACAAAGCCATATCCAATAGTATTATTTCTGCATGGAGCAGGAGAGCGCGGTAATAATAATAAAACACAATTGGTTCATGGAAGCTCGGTATTTGCTTCAAAAAAGAACAGAAAAAATTTTCCAGCCATCGTTATTTTTCCACAGTGCCCCAAAACATCCTATTGGGCAAATGCAAAAATCGATAGGTCAACAAAACCCATAAAATTGGAGTTTCCTCTAGACATCGATCCTACAAAACAGCTCGATTTGGTTATGCAGTTAATGGATAATATGCTTGCTAAGCCATACGTTGATGACACTAGAATTTACGTCGGTGGTCTATCAATGGGAGGTATGGGTACTTTCGAAATTTTGTATAGAAAACCTGAACTGTTTGCGGCAGCCTTTACTATTTGTGGCGCTGGTAATCCTGAAGCCACAGAGAAATATGCTAAGACAACGCCACTTTGGGTATTTCATGGAGCCAATGATGATGTTGTAAATCCGCAATCTTCAGTCGATATGATAAGTGGAATATTAAAATATGGTGGAAAGCCGAATTTTACACTTTATGCTAAAGACAATCACAATAGTTGGGATTCTGCATTTTCAGAACCTAATTTATTATCCTGGTTATTTTCAAACACTAAACAATAACATATGACCACATCAACTAAATCCAACATTTTTATAGTTAGCATTTTAATACTTTCTGTTTTGGGGTGTAAAAACCCGAAACCAAACGTAAAATTAAGTGAGACAGTATTTGATTCTAAAGTGGATTCCTTAATGAATTTAATGACTTTAGAAGAAAAAATTGGACAAACTGCTATGTATAGTGGTGGTTGGTCTGTTACTGGTCCTACGGTAAGTACAAATAATAAAAAGTATATTAAGGAAGGTAATGTGGGTGCGATGCTAAATGTATATTCTGTAAAAGGCACCAGGGAATTGCAAAAACTGGCAGTTGAAGAGACCCGATTGGGTATCCCATTATTATTCGGGTATGATGTAATTCATGGCTTCAAAACTATTTTTCCTATCAATTTGGGACTTGCTGCAAGTTGGGATTTAGAAGATATTGAAAAAGGTTCAAGAATTGCAGCCGAAGAAGCTTCGGCAGTTGGTATTCATTGGACGTTTGCACCTATGGTGGATATTGCGCGCGATCCACGTTGGGGTCGTATTTCCGAAGGCGCTGGCGAAGACGTGTATTTAGGAAGTAAAATTGCAAAGGCCTACGTTAAAGGGTTTCAAGGAGACGATTTATCAAAGCACAATACAATCCTTGCCTGTGCAAAGCATTTTGTAGGATACGGAGCAGCCCAGGCTGGACGCGATTATCATACCGTTAATATGGGTGAAGGTGAATTACGTAATGTGTATTTACCACCTTTTAAAGCTGCCGTTGATGCTGGGGTAGAAACCTTTATGACCGCTTTTAATGAAGTAAACGGTGTTCCTGCAACAGGCAATAGTTTTATCTATAGGGATATATTAAGGGATGAATGGGATTTTAAAGGCTTTGTTCTTTCAGATTACACAGCAATTTTCGAAATGGTGCAACATGGTTTTGCTGTAGATAATAAAGATTCGGCGCGTTTGGCAATGAATGCAGGCATTGATATGGATATGATGGGTGATGTAAACCGGTTATATTTAAAAGAACTTGTGGATGAAGGCAAAGTAGATGTCGCTTATATTGAAGATGCTTGCAGAAGAATTCTTTTAACTAAATTCAAATTAGGTCTATTTGATGATCCTTACAGGTATTGTGATGAAGACCGCGAAAAAGAAGTTATTTATAAACCAGAATTTTTACAAGCTGCCCGTCATAGTGCCGCTATTTCCTCGGTTTTATTAAAGAATAATGATGAGGCGCTCCCACTTTCTTCAGAAAAAACCATTGCGCTTTTGGGACCTTTAGTTAAAGACAAGGAAAATATACTGGGTAATTGGGGAGCGGCCGGTGATCGGAAAGGAAAAGCAATAAGCGTTTATGAAGGAATTCAGGAATATTTGACCGACAGTAAAATTATTTATGCCCAAGGTTGTGATATTGAAACTGATGATGAAAGTAAATTTAATGACGCTGTAATCGCTGCAAAAAAAGCAGATATGGTGGTTATGGTAATGGGCGAAGATTATGATATGAGTGGGGAAGCGGCCTCTAGAACGAATATTAAATTACCCGGCAATCAAACAAAATTTATTAAGCGTATTCGTGAAGCTGTGCCAAATAAAAAGATCGTGTTGGTCTTAATGAATGGTCGACCACTTGATTTAAGTGAAGAGGATACGCTTGCCGATGCCATTTTAGAAACTTGGTTTCCAGGAACCATGGGTGGTAATGGGGTTGCCGATGTGCTTTTCGGAACATATAATCCGTCAGGAAAATTAACTGTTACGTTTCCGCGCAATTTGGGGCAAGTGCCAATTTATTACAATATGAAAAACACGGGACGCCCAATTCCTGCAAGTAATCCTCATGAAGATTATAAATCTCATTATCTAGATTCTCCAAATACACCTTTATATGTGTTTGGTCATGGATTGAGCTACACAACTTTTGAGTATTCAGATTTTAAGTTGTCTGCTGAAACCATTGGGATGTCCGATTCCTTAACGGCATCGGCAACTATAACAAATACAGGGGATTATGATGGGCATGAGGTCGTGCAACTATATGTACATGATAAAGTGGGCAGTGTTACTAGACCTGTAAAAGAACTTAAAGGGTTTGAAAAAATATTCCTTAAAAAAGGCGAAAGTAAAACGGTAAGTTTTGATTTAAAAGTTGAAGATTTAAAATTCTATAACAGTAAAATGGAATTTACCGTGGAACCTGGCGAGTTTGAAATAGCCATCAAAGGGACTTCAGATTTTGATTTTGAACATGTATTCACACTGGAATGATTAATAGCAATTAACCAACCTGCATGGTTTCCAAAACCTTGTAGGTTTTTTTAAAACCAAAACCTTTAAACATGTTGAAATTTAAAACCACATTTAAGACAAGTTGCACTGTATTGGTTTTAATGTGCATTATGTTTTCATTTGAAATCATGGCTCAAAAAAGCACGATAAATTCAGGTTGGCAATTTACATTAAATGATAAATCATCAAGCGATTGGGAAACTATAAACATTCCCCACACATGGAATAAAGAGGATGCTTTTGATGATATAAGAGGGTATTATAGAGGCATAGGTTGGTATAAAAAAACACTTTTTTTTTCGAAAGATGGTGAGGATTTAGAGCACTATTTGCATTTTAAAGGGGTTAATCAGGAAACTGATGTCTTTTTTAACGGTAACCTTGTTGGTAATCATAAAGGGGGTTATACCGTGTTTAATTTTAATATTACTGAATTAATAAAATTTGATGCTTATAACTTAATTGAAGTAAAAGTCGATAATAGTCACAACGAAAATATTCCACCATTGGATGCCGATTTTACGTTTTATGGTGGGATTTATCGTGATGTCCAATTAATTTCAAAACCAAAACAACATATTTCGCTTTCCGATTTTGCTTCAAGTGGATTTTATGTAGATTA encodes the following:
- a CDS encoding glucoamylase family protein is translated as MDNVKILLLVLFVTILSCSKNTQNNSPTGDLPDPDPEPKITNEELMDLTQQTTFKYFWDFANANSGAAKERYHPNEPTLNQNVVTSGGTGFGLMSILVAIERGFITRAQGVERLTKILAFLENADRFHGAWSHWIDGNSGRVIPFSANDDGGDLVETAFLVQGLICIKEYLKNCSDTEKALATKADTLWKGVEWNWYTQNQDVLYWHWSPNFGFEKNLKLTGYNEVLITYILGAASPDYSITKGAYEKGWASSGGIVSSSSQYGFPLVLKHAGGSNFGGPLFFSHYSFLGLNPKNLSDQYANYWNLVVNHTKINRQYCITNPKSYTDYGPDCWGLTASYSRNTDGARGYSAHSPSNDKGVVSPTAAISSIPYTPSESLKVMHYLYQNKDKLLGPAGFYDAFSPHFNYWVTETYLAIDQGPQIVMIENHRTGLLWNLFMQNEDVKKGLNKLGFNY
- a CDS encoding carboxylesterase family protein → MAYSKNIKLLVLLFIFFGSKMSAQETFYKAENFINNQDTLQYRIMYPKNFDKTKPYPIVLFLHGAGERGNNNKTQLVHGSSVFASKKNRKNFPAIVIFPQCPKTSYWANAKIDRSTKPIKLEFPLDIDPTKQLDLVMQLMDNMLAKPYVDDTRIYVGGLSMGGMGTFEILYRKPELFAAAFTICGAGNPEATEKYAKTTPLWVFHGANDDVVNPQSSVDMISGILKYGGKPNFTLYAKDNHNSWDSAFSEPNLLSWLFSNTKQ
- a CDS encoding glycoside hydrolase family 3 N-terminal domain-containing protein translates to MTTSTKSNIFIVSILILSVLGCKNPKPNVKLSETVFDSKVDSLMNLMTLEEKIGQTAMYSGGWSVTGPTVSTNNKKYIKEGNVGAMLNVYSVKGTRELQKLAVEETRLGIPLLFGYDVIHGFKTIFPINLGLAASWDLEDIEKGSRIAAEEASAVGIHWTFAPMVDIARDPRWGRISEGAGEDVYLGSKIAKAYVKGFQGDDLSKHNTILACAKHFVGYGAAQAGRDYHTVNMGEGELRNVYLPPFKAAVDAGVETFMTAFNEVNGVPATGNSFIYRDILRDEWDFKGFVLSDYTAIFEMVQHGFAVDNKDSARLAMNAGIDMDMMGDVNRLYLKELVDEGKVDVAYIEDACRRILLTKFKLGLFDDPYRYCDEDREKEVIYKPEFLQAARHSAAISSVLLKNNDEALPLSSEKTIALLGPLVKDKENILGNWGAAGDRKGKAISVYEGIQEYLTDSKIIYAQGCDIETDDESKFNDAVIAAKKADMVVMVMGEDYDMSGEAASRTNIKLPGNQTKFIKRIREAVPNKKIVLVLMNGRPLDLSEEDTLADAILETWFPGTMGGNGVADVLFGTYNPSGKLTVTFPRNLGQVPIYYNMKNTGRPIPASNPHEDYKSHYLDSPNTPLYVFGHGLSYTTFEYSDFKLSAETIGMSDSLTASATITNTGDYDGHEVVQLYVHDKVGSVTRPVKELKGFEKIFLKKGESKTVSFDLKVEDLKFYNSKMEFTVEPGEFEIAIKGTSDFDFEHVFTLE